A stretch of the candidate division WOR-3 bacterium genome encodes the following:
- the folD gene encoding bifunctional methylenetetrahydrofolate dehydrogenase/methenyltetrahydrofolate cyclohydrolase FolD — protein MMAKILSGKELAQKMRDEMKAELSKLKEKHGLVPSLAVILVGDDPGSLSYVKGKEKACAEVGIEVNKYKFDANYEENSLLKLIADLNNDPKVNGILVQLPLPDHINEEKVLYAIDPEKDVDGFHPINVGRLMIGAPGYVPGTPHGIQKMLSRNDIDVSGKHVVIVGRSNIVGKPLALLLVQKKKEANATVTICHTGTKNMSEITRLADILVVAAGRPHTVHADMVKPGAVVIDVGVNRIEDATKKSGFRLIGDVDFEEVSEKASAISPVPGGVGPMTITMLLHNVIKAARKQSGIKE, from the coding sequence TTGATGGCAAAGATACTGAGTGGCAAAGAACTTGCGCAAAAGATGCGCGATGAAATGAAAGCAGAATTGTCTAAATTGAAGGAAAAACACGGCCTCGTTCCGTCCCTTGCCGTTATACTGGTCGGCGATGATCCTGGCTCATTGTCGTACGTTAAAGGCAAGGAGAAGGCATGTGCTGAAGTGGGCATTGAGGTCAATAAGTATAAATTCGACGCTAATTATGAAGAGAACAGCCTGCTCAAGCTGATTGCCGATCTGAACAATGACCCGAAGGTCAACGGGATACTCGTCCAGCTTCCCCTACCCGATCATATCAACGAGGAGAAGGTCCTGTATGCAATTGACCCGGAGAAGGACGTCGACGGCTTTCATCCGATAAACGTAGGCAGACTGATGATCGGTGCCCCCGGCTATGTTCCCGGCACGCCACATGGGATCCAGAAGATGCTCTCGCGCAATGACATCGACGTCTCGGGCAAGCATGTAGTGATCGTAGGCAGAAGCAACATTGTCGGCAAGCCACTCGCCTTGCTGCTCGTCCAGAAGAAAAAGGAAGCTAACGCAACGGTAACGATATGTCATACTGGAACAAAAAACATGAGCGAAATCACCCGCCTTGCGGACATTCTCGTTGTCGCAGCCGGAAGACCTCACACGGTACACGCTGACATGGTCAAGCCGGGAGCGGTGGTAATTGATGTCGGCGTGAATCGTATCGAAGATGCCACGAAGAAAAGCGGTTTCAGGCTGATCGGCGACGTTGATTTCGAAGAGGTAAGTGAAAAGGCAAGTGCCATATCACCTGTTCCGGGTGGAGTCGGACCAATGACAATCACCATGCTCTTGCACAATGTTATAAAGGCAGCAAGGAAACAATCCGGTATCAAAGAGTAA
- a CDS encoding inositol-3-phosphate synthase — MSKVRVAIIGVGNCASSLVQGIHYYRNAKEGDIIPGIMHARLGGYHIEDIEFSFGIDIDKNKVGKDLAEAIYTKPNNTFKFCDVPRLNVPVVRGMTHDGLGFYLSQIIQKAPGPTADIVGLLRETKTDVVINYLPVGSEEATKWYVEQVLTAGCAFINCIPVFIASEKYWQKRFVEKGIPVLGDDIKSQVGATILHRVLVNLFNDRGVKLERTSQLNVGGNTDFLNMLERSRLVSKKVSKTRAVTSLLHYDIGEDNIYIGPSDYVAWLKDRKWAHMRLEGRTFGDVPLNIELKLEVWDSPNSAGVVIDAVRCAKLALDNRLSGAMVGPSSYFFKSPPVQFPDYICREKTEKYIKRYTKGKKRK; from the coding sequence ATGTCAAAGGTCAGAGTCGCAATCATTGGTGTGGGAAATTGTGCTTCCAGTTTGGTCCAGGGCATTCATTACTATCGCAATGCCAAAGAAGGAGATATAATTCCAGGTATCATGCACGCCCGGCTGGGTGGGTATCACATTGAAGATATTGAATTCTCGTTTGGCATAGATATTGACAAGAACAAGGTTGGAAAGGATCTGGCCGAAGCAATATATACGAAGCCTAATAATACTTTCAAGTTTTGTGATGTGCCAAGGTTGAACGTGCCCGTCGTGAGGGGCATGACCCATGATGGATTGGGCTTTTATTTGTCGCAAATCATCCAAAAAGCACCCGGCCCGACCGCTGATATCGTCGGCTTACTGCGTGAAACCAAGACAGACGTGGTGATCAATTATTTGCCTGTGGGTAGCGAAGAAGCGACGAAATGGTATGTTGAACAGGTACTGACCGCAGGATGTGCTTTCATTAACTGTATTCCGGTTTTTATAGCCAGTGAGAAATACTGGCAGAAACGGTTTGTCGAAAAAGGCATTCCAGTATTGGGCGATGATATCAAGTCGCAGGTTGGTGCAACGATCCTGCACCGTGTTCTGGTCAATCTCTTTAACGATCGAGGCGTTAAACTTGAGCGGACGTCACAGCTCAATGTCGGCGGCAATACAGATTTTCTGAACATGCTCGAACGCTCAAGATTGGTATCTAAGAAAGTATCGAAAACCAGGGCAGTGACTTCCCTTCTGCATTATGATATTGGTGAAGATAATATATATATCGGTCCTTCTGACTACGTGGCTTGGCTAAAAGACCGCAAATGGGCGCATATGAGACTCGAGGGTCGCACTTTCGGTGACGTACCGTTGAATATCGAATTGAAACTCGAAGTCTGGGATTCTCCGAACTCTGCCGGCGTGGTCATCGACGCCGTGAGATGCGCAAAACTCGCTCTTGATAATAGACTGAGCGGCGCCATGGTTGGGCCATCCAGTTATTTCTTCAAATCTCCGCCAGTGCAGTTTCCTGATTATATATGCCGCGAAAAGACTGAGAAATACATTAAGAGATATACTAAAGGGAAAAAACGAAAATAG
- the mtnA gene encoding S-methyl-5-thioribose-1-phosphate isomerase: MLDFKTVEYNSKTNELTILDQTKLPEEEVYLTLKTAEDVRRAIRHMNIRGAPLIGVAAAYGVVLAARIGDQESIKKACALIKSARPTAVNLSWAIDRMEKRLAGSGDHFAELLAEAKAIETEDKEACAAIGRYGADLINDNAKIMVHCNAGALATSGIGTALGVLYTASQQGKKFSVFSCETRPLLQGARLTSWELTKNGIDTYTICDNMAANFMAGMKLVLVGADRIASNGDVANKIGTKGLAIIASYYKIPLYVAAPSSTFDLRIASGDQIPIEERAEEEIRTFNDRCVVAPAAKICNPAFDVTPSELISGIITEHGIITCPYAENIANLM; the protein is encoded by the coding sequence ATGCTAGATTTCAAGACAGTCGAATATAACAGTAAGACGAATGAATTAACAATTCTCGATCAAACAAAACTTCCTGAAGAAGAAGTATACCTGACCCTCAAAACCGCCGAGGATGTCCGCAGGGCAATCCGGCATATGAATATCAGGGGCGCGCCGCTCATTGGTGTTGCGGCAGCATATGGTGTGGTCTTGGCTGCCCGAATTGGCGATCAAGAGTCAATAAAGAAGGCATGTGCCCTCATCAAATCTGCCAGGCCAACTGCAGTCAATCTCTCATGGGCGATCGACCGCATGGAGAAAAGACTCGCAGGATCCGGCGACCATTTCGCCGAACTATTGGCAGAAGCAAAGGCAATAGAAACAGAAGACAAAGAGGCGTGCGCGGCAATAGGAAGGTACGGAGCGGATTTGATAAACGACAACGCAAAGATCATGGTACACTGTAATGCCGGCGCTCTCGCCACGAGTGGTATAGGCACGGCACTCGGTGTTTTATACACGGCCAGCCAACAAGGGAAAAAATTCTCCGTCTTCTCCTGTGAAACACGACCACTGCTGCAGGGCGCGCGATTGACTTCATGGGAACTCACGAAGAACGGTATCGACACCTACACGATCTGCGACAACATGGCCGCAAATTTCATGGCCGGCATGAAACTCGTACTAGTTGGAGCGGACCGCATTGCATCCAACGGCGACGTGGCAAATAAGATCGGTACAAAGGGGTTGGCGATAATTGCCAGTTACTACAAAATCCCGCTGTACGTTGCAGCACCATCATCAACATTCGACCTCAGAATCGCATCGGGCGACCAGATACCGATCGAAGAGAGAGCAGAAGAGGAGATCAGAACGTTTAATGACAGATGTGTGGTTGCACCTGCGGCGAAAATATGCAACCCGGCATTCGATGTAACGCCTTCGGAGTTGATCAGTGGCATCATAACCGAGCACGGCATAATCACCTGCCCCTATGCAGAGAATATAGCGAATTTGATGTAG
- the tmk gene encoding dTMP kinase — MHGVKRGILISFEGVEGSGKTTQAKALVDWLAAGKIPHIFVRDPGSTEIGERVRDILLDRKNRGMHAKCEVLLFLAARSQLAYEVLLPALKDKKIVITDRFSDSTFAYQCYARGLPLRLITIFNRFAAAGLKPDLTFLVDIDAAKRRERGKYIDRMETEAEGYHQKVQRGFQLMAMRAKKRYRVLDGEKSVDALHREVVNHVKEILVRKGYKI, encoded by the coding sequence ATGCATGGCGTTAAACGCGGAATATTGATCAGTTTTGAGGGAGTCGAGGGTTCGGGGAAAACTACTCAGGCCAAAGCGCTGGTAGATTGGTTGGCCGCAGGTAAGATCCCACATATATTTGTGAGAGACCCGGGGAGCACAGAGATCGGCGAGAGGGTAAGAGATATTCTCCTCGATAGAAAGAACCGAGGCATGCACGCCAAGTGTGAAGTGTTGTTGTTTTTGGCAGCTCGAAGTCAGTTGGCATATGAAGTACTACTGCCGGCTCTCAAGGATAAAAAGATCGTAATTACAGATCGTTTTTCCGATTCTACTTTTGCCTACCAGTGCTACGCGCGCGGTCTGCCGCTGCGTTTGATCACTATTTTCAACCGATTTGCTGCTGCGGGATTGAAACCCGATCTGACTTTTCTTGTTGATATCGATGCGGCAAAGCGCCGGGAGCGGGGCAAATATATTGACCGGATGGAGACTGAAGCCGAAGGTTATCATCAGAAGGTGCAGCGCGGCTTTCAATTGATGGCAATGCGTGCAAAGAAGCGATATAGAGTACTGGATGGTGAGAAATCAGTCGATGCGCTTCACCGTG